CACCATTAGGGTCAAAGGCATCAATGTTTACAAACATTTGACTCTTCTTCTTTAGCTTTACACTTTGATAAGCATTTTTGGAGTTGATGGTAAAAGAATTTAAATCTGGCGCTCCGTTTTTTGGTGTTTTACCGCTCCACTTTTCAATAAGAACGTCCATTACACTTGTTTGTGTACCATCTTGCAAAAATAAACCGTACCAAGACGAGGTCGTTTCTTGCTTAAAGCCCCACAAAAAAACATAGGATCCAAGACAATTTTCAGTATCCTCAAAAATCATCTCGTATCGTTCTTTGTACGATTTTGCCTTTTCAGTACTGGTCTGCTCAATAGGTATTCCCCAATCGGTTTTTGGAGATTCCCAGTGTCCATTTGGGCCCCACTCCGTTATCATGTAGGGCTTATCCCATCTGTAATAGGGCAAGGACTCAATAGCGCCGTCTAATCCGCCATAGGTGTTAATGCCCAATAAATCTAAACTTGGAGCGTACTTTTGAATGAGCTTGACCTCAGCTACATCTAAGCCTGCAGTAACGGTTGTAACAGGATGATGAGGGTCTTTTTCCTTAATCATTAAAGCAATGTCATTGATGTGTTTCCAAACATCAAAATTGGAATAAAATAAATCTACTTCATTACCTACTGCCCACATTAATAATGCGGGATGATCTTTGACCTCATCAACTACTTTAGCAAATGCCTCAAGCTGTAGCTTAACTGCTAGTTCATTGCTCCAATCAAAACCGTGTCTTTCATGTTGTGCCCAAAAGCCTAAGCAAACCGTCATGCCTAATTCTTGAGCTTTATCCAAATGTTCTTTAGCATTTTCAGTAGACCATGTTCTGAAAGAATTAGCGCCGTACTCTTTGGCTTTTTCTAAATACTCTAGTCCACCAACGCCTTTTATGTAATACGGTTCTCCTCCACGAAGTAATTGATAGCCCTTATCTTTTTTGACAATCTCTACTGGAACGACTTGAGCAAATGCCACTGTATGTAATAATAGTAATATGAATATATACCTCATTAGTCTATAATTTTTTGATACACTTTTACATAATCGACTAGCATGTACTGAGACTGACCACCAAAATCAGGCGTTCCGCCGAGCGTTCCACCAACAGCAGAATTCAAAATCAAATGAAATTCCTTATCGAATGGCCAATTAGTGTCGAGAGTTGCATTGCTTGAGCGTGTAATAGTGTTTACTAATACATCATCGATATACCACTTTATTGACCCTCTGTCCCACTCTAAAGTATACAAATGAAAGTCGTCAAAATAGGATGTGTTGTTGGAGTAATCGTAAGATGCTCCAATAGGTGCTCCAGAATGGTGAAGTGTCCCTGCATAAAATACATTTTGATCTCTGTACGATAGCTCGAGAATATCCAGCTCGCCAGAGAAAGGCCAAGAAACTTCTGGGTAAGAGGGTAACATCCAAAAAGCATGCCAAATGCCTTGTCGCAAATCGGTTTTAATTGAGGCCTCTATCTTTCCGTAAATAAAGTCAAATTTATTTTTGGTGTTGATTCTTGCTGAGGTATATTCTCTTGACTGAAAGCTTCCATTACAATGCGTAAAGTAAATGGTGTCTTGCTTAGCTTCAATCTGCAAATATTCGTTATCAACAATAGAAGCATTTTCTGAAAGGTAATATTGATTTTCAAAATTCCCCCAACCGTCAAGGTTCACTCCATACTGACAGCCTGTTCCAATTTCAAAATTCCATACGGACTCATCAATAGTTTCTGCTCGAAATTCATCGGAAAATACCAATTGATAGTCTGGATTGTCGTAAACGGTTTGTTCACACGACCAAAATACAAGTGGGAAAATTATATAAAATATATACTTCATTGTTTTACTAACTTCATTTCATAAATCACCATTTCGCCTCCTTCAGCACCCCCTATAAGTTGAAACTGTTTCATTCTATCTAAGACAAATTCTTTTTCTGACAAATCGAAATCTGAAAGAGGAATATTCAATACTGAAACGGAATCACCCACCATTTGAGGGTTATAATTTTTAACGTCTAATTCTGAAGATTTGCCGGTGTAATCTTCTATCGAGATAGAAAATGGAGAGTAGTCGGCAGACAGTTTAAGCTGTAATGCGGTCTTATCTTCTATTCCTCTAAGATTAAATGCATACCAATTGTTCCAGTTAAAGCCCCATCTATTGAAAAAGTCACAAGCGTTCCATTTCCAATGGATTTGATTGTCTTTCTCAAATAATTCATTGCAATCGTTTACTCCTATGTTCCATGCTAACTCTTGAAAGTTTGATGGATAAATATTTTGATTGGGGTTTCCTTGTGGCTTCATCGCCTCAACGTCCGCAAGCATTTGATTATATTGTTGTGGTGTAAACGGAATAAGCTTAATGTCATCTAAATATACCTTTCCTGCTCCCTCAAGCTGTATAATCATTTGCTTGATGTTTGTCGGGTCTACTGCATTATAACTAAAGTCATAATTAGAAAGTGGAATATTAATAGTCGTCCATTCATCTTTGGTAATGCTTAGCTTATTAGCAAAGGATTTAAAATCTGAAAATACATAACTATTTCCTCCGCCGTAATCTTCAAGTCCAATCACAAAAGGAATTGACTTTTGCTCTGTTTCTACGGCTTTTACTCTAAACGATATGGCTGAATTATCAAGGTTTTCGCTGATGTCATCGGCAATAAAGCTCGACCAACTGTTACCAAAGCCTACCCAATCACAGCCTAGTTTATTCCAATCTAACAGAATAACATTACTGTTGTCTTCTTTAACTATTTTAAATTCGGCACACGTTTTGAGCTCGAGCCATAATAAGCCTAAAGACTCATCAAAAAAGACTTTTTCTTGCTGAGAGTTGTCTACTTCTGGCTCTATATCATAGACGGCAATGGGCTTAAACTCTACGCAAGCCGTCAATAATAATAGTGCAAATAAAATATTAAGGTTGATAACTTTCATTCGTTGAAAATGCTATAAAATCAATATCTGTTTTGACTTGTAGTCCCATATTTTCAGGACATGCTGTTCCTCCCCCTACAATGGTTCCGGGTCCTGATGGGCATGACAAGCTCATTATCTCTATTTGGTTTATTGTACCTGGGTCTTTAGTATTATTAGCAGCATCTGATTCCAATACAAATTCCGAATAAGGAATAGATACTAACCTCCATGTGTCCCAGTTCACTGGGTTTATTTCATAAGAATACCTTTCGCCATCGTCCTCTCTCAGGTATATTTTCATAAACTGATTTGCTGGTACTTCCCCTAGAGCTCCGCCTATTACTGCCATATTAAAATACAATAATAATGGAGATACATTGGTATACTCTTCCGTATCAACAGGAACTTTTATACTTCCTAAATAGTAATCCCAATTGACAATACCGCCCATAGCATAGTAGCTCGTTCCGTTAGCCGCTTGTCCTGACGCAATATCAAATGTCATTGACTCGCCTTGCTGAACAAACTTGATGGTGTTTACTGGCATTCCTTCCTCAAAGTCTGCCACTAACATAAGGTTGTCTTGTAGTGGCTTTAGTTCTGAAATACTTACAACGGTTGACATTGTTATAGTATCAATATTGTCAGCTAAAACGAGTGTCGCCACACAGCTTTCTGTTAGAAAAGAGGGGAAATCATTGGCGCTACCATTCCAAGAGGTATTATCAATATCTAGTTTGCTGGAAAAACCTGTAAAACTCTTGGTTGCTCCACTTTGAACGCCAACAACATCTAATTGCCAATTCAGGTTTTTTGACCATTGTGCCTCAAAAAATCGTGGTGAGACAGTTGAAAAATTAAAGTCCGAGGTACTAGATCGTAATGAATCTAGAACTAATAGTTCACCAAATTGATCGTTTAGACTACCGCCTAAAAAGTCAGGCTTTTCTCTGCCGCATGAAAGAAAAACAACGGCTATGAATATGTAAATTATGTTTCTCATATCTTAAAAATTTAATCTGTACAGTATTTGGAATTGATTGAGTTTATAGTCACGCTCATCAACTTGAGAAAAAGTACTCGCGGATGCCGTAAGGGTAGAGCGTTCATTAAACTCAACCATAAAACCTAATGAATTCAACATTTGTTTGTTGTCATTGAAACTCACCGGCTCAAATAGTAAAGGGTTATTATAATTATCGTATATAGCTACTAATTCATTTCCATTAGCTGTGTGGTATTTGGAGCCAAATAACAAGGCTATGTTTTCTGAAATATTAAAGTCTAAACCAAAATCAATTAACATGGTGCTTAGGTCAATGGCTTCAAAAGATTCCCCTTCTCTTGAGGTGCTTTCGTGCGTTAAACCTGCGTTAACTGACCATTTTTTGTAGTGGTAGTTGGCTTTTGCTGTAGCTTTGAAAAACGATTTTAGAGTAGGTGTTCCTGAGCCTACTATCTCTGA
The sequence above is drawn from the Flavobacteriales bacterium genome and encodes:
- a CDS encoding glycoside hydrolase family 16 protein, translating into MKYIFYIIFPLVFWSCEQTVYDNPDYQLVFSDEFRAETIDESVWNFEIGTGCQYGVNLDGWGNFENQYYLSENASIVDNEYLQIEAKQDTIYFTHCNGSFQSREYTSARINTKNKFDFIYGKIEASIKTDLRQGIWHAFWMLPSYPEVSWPFSGELDILELSYRDQNVFYAGTLHHSGAPIGASYDYSNNTSYFDDFHLYTLEWDRGSIKWYIDDVLVNTITRSSNATLDTNWPFDKEFHLILNSAVGGTLGGTPDFGGQSQYMLVDYVKVYQKIID